One window of the Spea bombifrons isolate aSpeBom1 chromosome 8, aSpeBom1.2.pri, whole genome shotgun sequence genome contains the following:
- the LOC128503240 gene encoding mRNA decay activator protein ZFP36-like: MSSMVDIQTLYKNLRNLSLSEEFEPPIERSFQSPQRRHSFAPDFHEEPCWTARDSLSLETSRTPFRPDRSISLIEGSRSALPPPPGFPPLKTALPPLPAPSSRYKTELCRTFSETGTCKYGSKCQFAHGSMELREPNRHPKYKTELCHKFYLYGECPYGSRCNFIHHPSEHGAPQQVLRQSFSYSGVPARRRSPTPPGFPDPASFSRAPSVSPPPSELFFSPAPPETRSHVSSLKSSDSCSRCCSCRCSRAGNVTQDPFSDYMLLRSPSSTSLPETECYSSGSESPVFEISGQLPPPSNKRLPIFNRLSVSD, encoded by the exons ATGTCCTCCATGGTGGATATCCAAACCTTGTACAAG AACCTGCGCAACCTCAGTCTCTCAGAAGAGTTTGAACCTCCCATAGAGAGGAGCTTTCAGAGCCCCCAGCGGAGACATTCCTTTGCCCCTGACTTCCATGAAGAGCCATGTTGGACAGCACGTGATTCATTGTCCCTAGAAACATCTCGAACACCCTTCAGACCCGACCGATCCATCAGCCTGATTGAAGGGTCACGTTctgctcttcctcctcctcctgggtTCCCTCCATTGAAGACTGCGCTGCCTCCGCTTCCTGCTCCCTCCTCTCGCTATAAAACTGAGCTATGCCGCACCTTCTCGGAAACGGGCACCTGCAAATATGGCTCCAAGTGCCAGTTTGCCCATGGCTCCATGGAACTGCGAGAGCCGAACCGTCATCCTAAATACAAGACGGAGTTGTGCCACAAATTCTATCTGTATGGAGAGTGTCCGTATGGTTCCCGCTGCAACTTCATTCATCATCCCTCTGAACATGGAGCACCTCAGCAGGTCCTGCGTCAGAGTTTCAGCTACAGTGGGGTCCCAGCTAGGAGGCGCTCGCCGACACCTCCAGGATTCCCGGATCCAGCCTCTTTCTCAAGGGCGCCCTCTGTGTCCCCCCCTCCTTCCGAGCTGTTCTTCTCCCCGGCTCCACCAGAGACCAGAAGCCACGTCTCCTCTCTGAAATCATCAGATTCCTGCTCCCGTTGTTGTTCGTGTCGCTGTTCCCGAGCTGGGAATGTTACCCAGGATCCCTTTTCTGACTATATGCTCCTTCGCTCGCCCTCCTCCACCTCGCTGCCGGAAACAGAATGCTACAGTAGTGGGTCCGAGTCTCCGGTGTTTGAGATCTCAGGCCAACTGCCACCTCCATCCAACAAAAGATTGCCCATATTCAACCGGCTATCGGTGTCTGATTGA
- the LOC128503968 gene encoding mRNA decay activator protein ZFP36L2-A-like — MPSSLLSPFPELDTNFSKDFLSLKLNPSGNQDPSFSSCPLNLKKKSYEQLVDFSTWPTENLNMEMPATNLLRHIPFQAERSVSLIEDGRKPLEVSRQQSTRYKTELCRTFHESGSCKYGSKCQFAHGMGELRGLNRHPKYKTELCRTYHTIGFCPYGSRCHFIHNVEEQRFCGRTRAQCPHLLRQSVSCSGIPSSSSSSNSLFSTSLSSLSPFSPSSPTSPNFSPSNSLGGIMPSSPALTLSMSSLFRALSPPSEEPAVGEVPLNLPSSPTIKPEAGKTRDCLSDGGSTETVQCNAQEARRLPIFSKLSF, encoded by the exons ATGCCTTCCAGTCTGCTGAGTCCTTTCCCAGAGCTGGACACAAACTTTTCCAAG GACTTTTTGAGTTTAAAGCTTAATCCGAGCGGGAATCAAGACCCTTCCTTCTCCTCCTGCCCACTCAACCTCAAGAAGAAAAGCTATGAGCAGCTGGTGGACTTCTCTACTTGGCCAACAGAGAACCTGAACATGGAGATGCCTGCTACAAATCTCTTGCGGCACATCCCGTTCCAGGCAGAGCGCTCTGTTAGTCTGATCGAAGATGGCAGAAAGCCACTGGAGGTCTCCCGACAACAGTCCACCCGCTATAAGACTGAATTGTGCCGCACGTTTCATGAGAGCGGATCCTGCAAATATGGGTCCAAATGCCAGTTTGCACACGGAATGGGGGAGCTTCGTGGGCTGAACCGGCACCCCAAATACAAGACGGAGCTATGCAGAACCTATCACACAATTGGATTTTGCCCTTACGGATCCCGCTGCCATTTCATCCACAACGTCGAGGAGCAGAGGTTCTGTGGTAGGACTCGTGCGCAGTGCCCTCACCTTTTGCGACAAAGTGTGAGCTGTTCTGGAATACCTTCCTCCTCATCATCCTCAAACTCCCTGTTCTCGACCTCCCTATCTTCTTTATCCCCCTTCTCTCCTTCCAGCCCAACCTCACCCAACTTCTCTCCATCTAACTCCCTTGGTGGGATTATGCCTTCCTCCCCTGCCCTGACACTGAGCATGTCCTCTCTGTTCCGCGCACTTTCCCCTCCTTCAGAGGAACCAGCTGTTGGAGAGGTTCCGCTCAATCTGCCATCCAGTCCAACCATAAAACCTGAGGCTGGGAAAACGAGGGACTGTTTATCAGATGGAGGGAGCACAGAGACCGTCCAATGCAATGCCCAAGAAGCCAGGCGCCTCCCCATATTCAGTAAGCTGTCGTTCTGA